A genomic region of Paramormyrops kingsleyae isolate MSU_618 chromosome 19, PKINGS_0.4, whole genome shotgun sequence contains the following coding sequences:
- the psmc1b gene encoding proteasome 26S subunit, ATPase 1b: MGQSQSGGHGPGGGKKDDKDKKKKYEPPIPTRVGKKKRKTKGPDAASKLPLVTPHTQCRLKLLKQERIKDYLLMEEEFIRNQEQMKPLEEKQEEERSKVDDLRGTPMSVGTLEEIIDDNHAIVSTSVGSEHYVSILSFVDKDLLEPGCSVLLNHKVHAVIGVLMDDTDPLVTVMKVEKAPQETYADIGGLDSQIQEIKESVELPLTHPEYYEEMGIKPPKGVILYGPPGTGKTLLAKAVANQTSATFLRVVGSELIQKYLGDGPKLVRELFRVAEEHAPSIVFIDEIDAIGTKRYDSNSGGEREIQRTMLELLNQLDGFDSRGDVKVIMATNRIETLDPALIRPGRIDRKIEFPLPDEKTKRRIFQIHTSRMTVAEDVTLDDLILAKDDLSGADIKAICTEAGLMALRERRMKVTNEDFKKSKENVLYKKQEGTPEGLYL, from the exons ATG GGTCAGAGTCAGAGTGGTGGCCATGGCCCCGGGGGTGGAAAAAAGGATGATAAG gataagaagaaaaaatatgaaccTCCGATTCCCACCAGGGTGGGAAAAAAGAAGCGAAAAACAAAGGGACCTGATGCTGCCAGCAAATTGCCGTTAG TAACCCCCCATACACAGTGTAGGCTTAAGCTTTTGAAACAGGAGAGGATCAAAGATTACCTGTTGATGGAGGAGGAATTCATCCGAAACCAAGAGCAGATGAAGCCTTTGGAGGAGAAGCAAGAG GAGGAGAGATCAAAGGTTGATGACCTGCGTGGAACTCCTATGTCTGTGGGGACCCTGGAAGAGATCATCGATGACAACCACGCCATCGTGTCCACATCTGTGGGCTCGGAGCACTACGTCAGCATCCTATCCTTTGTGGACAAAGATCTGCTGGAGCCTGGCTGCTCTGTGCTGCTCAACCACAAG GTGCACGCTGTGATTGGGGTGCTGATGGACGACACGGACCCGCTGGTCACCGTGATGAAAGTGGAGAAGGCTCCTCAAGAGACTTATGCTGATATTGGGGGGTTGGACAGCCAGATCCAGGAGATCAAG GAATCTGTGGAGCTCCCCCTCACCCATCCAGAGTACTATGAAGAGATGGGCATTAAGCCTCCCAAAGGGGTCATTTTGTATGGCCCCCCAGGCACTG GGAAGACCCTGCTCGCCAAGGCGGTGGCCAACCAGACTTCAGCTACATTCCTGCGTGTGGTGGGCTCCGAGCTCATTCAGAAGTACCTTGGTGATGGGCCCAAGCTGGTGAGGGAGCTCTTCAGGGTTGCCGAGGAGCATGCGCCCTCCATCGTGTTTATCGACGAGATCGATGCCATCGGGACCAAGAG GTATGACTCCAATTCAGGTGGGGAGCGTGAGATCCAGAGGACCATGTTGGAGCTCCTCAACCAGTTGGACGGCTTCGACTCACGAGGGGACGTCAAGGTCATCATGGCCACTAACCGAATAGAGACCCTGGACCCTGCCCTGATCCGCCCAG GACGAATCGACCGCAAGATTGAGTTTCCGCTGCCCGATGAGAAAACCAAGAGGAGGATCTTTCAGATTCACACCAGCAGGATGACTGTGGCGGAGGACGTGACCTTGGATGACCTCATCTTAGCCAAAGATGACCTTTCAGGAGCTGACATCAAG GCTATCTGCACAGAGGCTGGTCTAATGGCATTGAGAGAACGCAGGATGAAGGTCACCAACGAGGACTTCAAGAAGTCAAAAGAGAACGTCTTGTACAagaagcaggagggaaccccagAGGGGCTCTACCTTTGA
- the LOC111841775 gene encoding potassium channel subfamily K member 13-like has product MACRGCCCGLGPLNEDNARFLMLALLIIIYLLCGAAVFSALEYPREKQAKERWAQRFDHFTQKHNLSKKDLENFLRYYEEANVAGIRVDSTRPRWDFTGAFYFVGTVVSTIGFGMTTPTTVGGKVFLIFYGLIGCAATILFFNLFLERLITVLAFVLKSCHERQRRRRGVLPHGSRQACSAPDGRGESLAGWKPSVYYVMLILCLAAVLVSCCASAMYSAVEGWGYFDSLYFCFVAFSTIGFGDLVSGQRASYENQAAYRLGNFLFILTGVCCIYSLFNVISIVIKQVLNWILGRLTRPWCAHAGTCCPRMGLRPRRNAVGPRRARIRHNVSIETDAVNDSEETDGRRMSGEMISMRDFLAANKVNLAIMQKQLSETANGHPRQSGSGSRHNGFSDGVGALAIMNNRLAETSVDR; this is encoded by the exons ATGGCTTGTCGTGGCTGCTGCTGCGGGCTCGGTCCATTAAACGAGGATAATGCGAGGTTCCTGATGCTGGCATTGCTCATCATCATCTACCTCCTGTGCGGAGCCGCCGTCTTCTCGGCGCTCGAGTACCCCAGAGAGAAGCAGGCGAAGGAGAGGTGGGCGCAGAGATTCGATCATTTCACCCAGAAACACAACTTGAGCAAAAAGGACCTGGAAAACTTTCTGAGATACTACGAGGAGGCTAATGTCGCCGGGATTCGCGTGGACAGCACCAGACCCCGCTGGGATTTCACCGGGGCTTTTTATTTCGTGGGAACTGTGGTTTCCACCATAG GATTCGGAATGACAACCCCCACCACCGTGGGCGGGAAGGTCTTCCTGATCTTCTATGGCCTCATCGGCTGTGCTGCCACCATCCTGTTCTTCAACCTGTTCTTGGAGCGTCTCATCACCGTGCTGGCCTTCGTGCTCAAGTCGTGCCACGAAAGGCAGAGGCGGCGGAGAGGGGTGCTGCCTCATGGCAGTCGGCAGGCATGCAGCGCCCCCGATGGCCGGGGCGAGAGCCTGGCGGGATGGAAGCCCTCGGTTTACTATGTGATGCTGATCCTGTGTCTGGCGGCGGTTCTGGTGTCCTGCTGTGCGTCAGCCATGTACTCGGCAGTCGAGGGCTGGGGATACTTTGACTCGCTCTACTTCTGCTTTGTGGCCTTCAGCACCATCGGCTTCGGGGACCTGGTGAGCGGCCAGCGGGCATCGTACGAGAACCAGGCAGCTTACCGGCTGGGCAACTTCCTCTTCATCCTAACGGGCGTGTGCTGTATCTACTCGCTCTTCAACGTCATCTCCATCGTCATCAAGCAGGTGCTCAACTGGATCCTGGGCAGGCTAACCCGACCCTGGTGTGCCCATGCTGGCACGTGTTGCCCGCGTATGGGGCTCCGCCCCCGCCGTAACGCAGTGGGGCCTCGTCGCGCCCGTATCCGCCACAACGTCTCCATCGAGACGGACGCTGTCAATGACAGTGAAGAGACGGACGGGCGTCGCATGTCTGGGGAGATGATCTCCATGAGGGACTTCCTGGCTGCCAACAAGGTGAACCTGGCCATCATGCAGAAGCAGCTCTCGGAAACGGCCAACGGGCACCCGCGGCAGTCTGGCTCTGGATCGCGCCACAATGGCTTCTCCGACGGGGTCGGCGCCCTGGCCATCATGAACAACCGGCTGGCGGAGACCAGCGTGGACAGATGA